From Gimesia panareensis, the proteins below share one genomic window:
- a CDS encoding tyrosinase family protein produces the protein MKVEFEVNSTPNPLGRYLTWSPSPCRIRVSDPSGISGNSVNLKISSKTAGATGGSLVFRKSTSGPFSASINLTVPKSGESVPFQAAGKYPQASSRDGDVQIEAHNGTTLVGSVPVMVRIRKNANELTAEERERFLSAFAQLNAKGLGRFTDFREMHTSASSPQAHGAAGFLPWHRIYILDLERELQEIDPSVALPYWRFDQPAPKLFKKNYLGEANPVTGAVQFDSGNPLQFWTTDGVQGFMRRPRFNTNTQSANVIDETATLNLGNDYDAFIDMEGDPHGYAHTSFMGPISSVPTAARDPLFFLLHCNVDRLWAKWQRKNDRYDHNSPEAYSTSPQPINHNLTDSLWPWNGVTGSGRPPTAPGGALASSLAVSAPGPMPLVMNTLDYQGSLSNLDRFGYDYDDVEFA, from the coding sequence ATGAAGGTGGAGTTCGAAGTAAACAGCACACCGAACCCGTTAGGACGCTATCTTACATGGTCTCCTTCTCCCTGTCGCATCCGGGTTTCCGATCCATCTGGAATCTCGGGTAACAGTGTCAATCTCAAAATCAGCAGTAAAACGGCGGGCGCAACTGGCGGAAGTCTCGTTTTTCGCAAGTCGACTTCGGGGCCCTTCTCCGCCAGTATTAATTTGACGGTCCCGAAATCAGGAGAATCGGTTCCTTTTCAAGCTGCTGGCAAGTATCCGCAGGCCAGCAGCAGAGACGGCGATGTCCAAATCGAAGCTCATAACGGCACGACACTGGTCGGCTCTGTTCCCGTGATGGTTCGCATTCGGAAGAATGCAAACGAACTGACGGCGGAGGAACGTGAACGATTTCTCTCAGCATTCGCTCAACTCAATGCGAAAGGTCTGGGGCGCTTTACGGACTTCCGCGAAATGCATACCAGCGCCAGCAGTCCGCAAGCACATGGCGCTGCCGGTTTCCTCCCCTGGCACCGGATTTACATTCTCGATCTGGAACGAGAACTCCAGGAAATCGACCCGAGCGTCGCGCTGCCCTACTGGAGGTTCGACCAGCCGGCACCCAAATTGTTCAAAAAAAATTATTTAGGCGAAGCCAATCCTGTCACAGGCGCAGTGCAATTTGACTCCGGTAATCCCCTGCAATTCTGGACGACAGACGGGGTTCAGGGTTTTATGCGACGCCCTCGCTTCAATACGAACACACAGTCGGCAAATGTAATTGATGAAACAGCCACACTGAATCTGGGTAACGATTACGATGCTTTCATCGACATGGAGGGCGATCCCCATGGCTATGCCCACACCAGTTTCATGGGGCCGATCAGCAGTGTCCCGACAGCGGCACGGGATCCCCTGTTTTTCCTGCTGCATTGCAATGTCGATCGTCTCTGGGCCAAGTGGCAGCGAAAGAACGATCGCTATGACCACAATTCCCCAGAGGCCTATTCCACATCTCCACAACCCATTAATCATAACCTGACAGATTCCCTGTGGCCCTGGAACGGGGTGACCGGAAGTGGTCGTCCTCCGACGGCTCCGGGTGGAGCGTTGGCAAGCAGCCTCGCCGTTTCTGCTCCCGGGCCGATGCCCCTGGTGATGAATACGCTGGACTACCAGGGGAGCCTGAGTAATCTTGATCGATTCGGTTATGATTATGACGATGTGGAATTTGCGTAA
- the ltrA gene encoding group II intron reverse transcriptase/maturase: MKSSESRQLRFVFADNSKESEAAPKADVSAGRSYLLHQADHNLTNETDAPIEDRDANHDRLLERVASLSNLARALLFVARNKGAAGVDGVSTEEVVEAAPDLLPEIRHALISGTYMPGDIRRVWIPKPGGGERGLGIPNVIDRLVQQAVLLQLEPIFEPTFHDSSHGFRRYRGAQTAIAEAKGYFNKGYGITVDIDLSKFFDRVHHQRLLGRISQRVEDGRVLKLVHRMLKAKVVMPDGTCVVSEEGTPQGGPLSPLLSNIVLDELDWELTRRGLKFVRYADDFSVFVRTKRAGDRVMASVQQFIERKLRLVINEEKSSVSAPFDLTFLGFRLRKDSKGIMMILISNRTARRMSVRIRELTPRNWGGSFDACVARVNRYLNGWIGYFRLCTGVGSFSGFDAHIRRRLRAILVRQKKRPRHLFRHLLRRGISQGLAWKSAYRIRGHWKRSASFGIHKAYGNAWFAERLVNLQIRWHEFHPKGAKKQLELF; encoded by the coding sequence TTGAAAAGTTCTGAATCACGTCAACTGAGATTCGTGTTTGCCGACAACTCGAAAGAGAGCGAGGCTGCCCCGAAAGCGGACGTATCTGCTGGACGGTCATACTTGCTGCATCAAGCGGATCACAATTTGACGAACGAAACAGACGCCCCGATAGAAGATCGCGATGCAAATCATGATCGTCTGTTGGAACGGGTGGCCTCGCTGTCGAATTTGGCACGAGCGCTACTATTTGTGGCACGTAACAAAGGTGCTGCCGGAGTCGATGGTGTATCGACCGAAGAAGTCGTGGAGGCAGCTCCCGATCTTCTGCCAGAGATTCGCCACGCTCTGATTTCGGGAACGTACATGCCAGGCGATATCCGTCGTGTTTGGATTCCCAAGCCTGGCGGAGGTGAGCGTGGACTGGGCATTCCCAATGTCATTGATCGGCTCGTTCAACAGGCGGTCTTGCTTCAGCTCGAACCGATCTTTGAACCAACCTTTCATGATAGCAGTCACGGGTTCCGCCGTTATCGCGGAGCCCAAACCGCCATTGCCGAAGCTAAAGGCTACTTCAATAAAGGATACGGCATTACAGTCGATATCGACTTGTCGAAGTTCTTTGATCGCGTCCACCATCAACGGCTACTCGGACGAATATCCCAGCGTGTCGAGGATGGTCGCGTGCTGAAGTTGGTTCATCGGATGCTCAAGGCAAAGGTGGTGATGCCAGATGGAACATGCGTGGTCAGCGAAGAAGGCACTCCGCAAGGGGGGCCACTTTCGCCGCTTCTGTCGAACATCGTTCTCGATGAACTCGACTGGGAGCTTACCCGTCGCGGCTTGAAATTTGTTCGATACGCAGATGATTTTAGCGTATTCGTGCGGACTAAACGGGCGGGAGATCGCGTAATGGCATCGGTGCAGCAATTCATCGAACGAAAACTTCGACTCGTGATCAACGAGGAAAAGAGTTCGGTGAGCGCCCCTTTTGATTTAACCTTCCTCGGTTTCCGGTTGCGGAAGGATTCAAAAGGGATAATGATGATTCTGATCTCGAATCGTACTGCCCGACGGATGAGCGTCCGAATCCGCGAGTTAACTCCTCGCAATTGGGGCGGCTCTTTCGACGCGTGCGTCGCTCGAGTGAACCGTTATCTCAACGGTTGGATCGGCTATTTTCGTTTATGTACTGGTGTAGGTTCGTTTTCGGGTTTCGACGCCCACATCCGTCGTCGGTTGCGGGCGATCTTAGTTCGCCAAAAGAAACGTCCTCGTCATCTGTTTCGTCACTTGTTACGTCGCGGCATTTCCCAGGGGCTGGCCTGGAAATCGGCCTACCGAATCCGTGGTCACTGGAAGCGTAGTGCAAGCTTCGGCATTCACAAAGCGTATGGAAACGCCTGGTTCGCTGAACGCCTGGTAAATCTGCAAATCCGCTGGCACGAGTTTCACCCCAAGGGGGCCAAGAAGCAACTCGAGTTGTTTTGA
- a CDS encoding SCO family protein codes for MNELTGLTTAELDSLSEEAFAEFVDRTAQDPAQQEFLTEFLREDHPVYRERGTAAVIRMRGWILISLAKQQFPPSAVLYLLEELDTAIHAYSVAAAACALRSLPKPDQLYAPFLLRALTNIRYHDESVSLEAYGEYPDESTDTCAVGEILKTIRWLGPLAGSIQSELRNVNGLSISEQQELDHLVSALQPTDQDSPPEDDCCQLPAGVSNLFTWMRGTRADCTPVEQTVFEDQSGNLIRYGELFTGGPTVVVFFYTRCDNPLKCSLTITKLAHVQKELENRGLAHQIRTAAITYDPEYDHAQRLAQYGKERNFQTGAQHRLLRTVEDFEPIKKHFKLGVNYIRALVNRHRIEVFILDSAGAIAASFERLRWDEAEIVEKAVEMLHEAETCAVKTDSTSVFQNRVFSAIGPFAALGTAFFPKCPFCWAAYASLFGVVGLEQIPFSPWLYPVLILVMLINLLSVWLRCQSTKKMYGFYFVFAGAIAILAGSFWNLPLAATSGVISTFAGSLISALKPD; via the coding sequence GTGAATGAATTAACCGGCCTGACGACTGCTGAATTAGACAGTCTTTCAGAGGAGGCATTCGCGGAGTTCGTCGATCGGACGGCTCAAGACCCCGCGCAACAGGAATTCCTCACAGAATTCCTTCGGGAAGACCACCCTGTCTATCGCGAACGGGGAACTGCAGCTGTCATACGCATGCGCGGCTGGATCCTGATCTCACTTGCGAAACAGCAATTCCCTCCCTCCGCAGTCCTGTATCTGCTTGAGGAACTGGACACGGCAATTCATGCCTATTCTGTCGCAGCAGCTGCCTGCGCTCTCAGATCGCTCCCCAAGCCGGATCAGTTATACGCTCCTTTCCTGCTGCGGGCACTTACCAACATCAGATACCATGATGAATCGGTCTCGCTCGAAGCCTATGGGGAATATCCAGACGAATCGACAGACACCTGTGCGGTTGGTGAGATTTTGAAAACCATTCGCTGGCTGGGACCACTCGCCGGTTCTATCCAGAGTGAACTTCGGAATGTGAACGGGCTTTCCATTTCCGAACAGCAGGAACTGGATCATCTCGTTTCAGCTCTTCAGCCCACTGATCAAGATTCGCCGCCTGAAGACGACTGCTGTCAACTGCCGGCAGGTGTCAGTAATCTATTCACTTGGATGCGGGGAACCCGAGCAGACTGCACACCGGTGGAACAAACGGTCTTTGAAGATCAGTCAGGAAATCTCATCCGTTATGGTGAATTATTTACAGGCGGACCGACTGTTGTCGTCTTCTTTTATACCAGATGTGACAATCCCCTGAAGTGCTCGCTGACAATCACGAAGCTGGCCCATGTCCAGAAAGAACTGGAAAACCGGGGACTGGCCCATCAAATCCGAACCGCAGCCATTACTTACGATCCCGAGTACGACCATGCTCAACGGTTAGCACAATACGGAAAAGAACGGAATTTTCAGACAGGGGCTCAGCATCGACTGTTGCGTACCGTGGAGGATTTTGAACCGATCAAAAAACATTTCAAGCTGGGAGTTAACTATATCCGGGCTCTAGTTAACCGGCACAGAATCGAAGTTTTCATTCTGGATTCTGCAGGAGCGATTGCCGCTTCATTCGAACGTCTTCGCTGGGATGAGGCAGAGATTGTTGAAAAAGCAGTTGAGATGTTGCATGAAGCAGAGACCTGCGCTGTAAAAACGGATTCAACATCAGTTTTTCAAAATCGCGTTTTTTCAGCAATAGGACCTTTTGCAGCCCTGGGAACAGCTTTTTTTCCGAAATGTCCGTTTTGCTGGGCTGCCTATGCCAGTCTGTTCGGGGTCGTCGGTCTCGAGCAGATTCCGTTTTCTCCCTGGCTTTATCCGGTCCTGATTCTGGTCATGTTGATCAATCTGTTGAGTGTCTGGCTCCGCTGTCAGTCAACAAAAAAAATGTACGGGTTCTATTTCGTGTTTGCAGGCGCAATTGCAATTCTGGCCGGCTCGTTTTGGAATCTGCCCCTGGCCGCGACTTCAGGAGTCATTTCGACGTTTGCTGGTTCTTTAATCAGTGCTTTGAAACCAGATTAG
- a CDS encoding secondary thiamine-phosphate synthase enzyme YjbQ gives MKTLTRELWMDISQRRQIVSIHKEVEDLVAESGVTDGLILINAMHITASVFINDNEPGLHADYDRWLEQLAPFNPGGDPNSGGYLHNQTGEDNADAHHKRQIMGREVVVAITEGQLHLGPWEHIFYYEFDGRRRKRILVKIIGE, from the coding sequence ATGAAAACACTTACCAGAGAACTCTGGATGGACATCTCCCAGCGTCGGCAGATCGTTTCTATACACAAAGAAGTTGAAGATCTGGTCGCTGAAAGTGGGGTTACCGATGGTCTAATTCTTATAAACGCGATGCACATCACGGCCTCGGTCTTCATCAATGATAACGAACCGGGACTGCATGCCGATTACGATCGCTGGCTGGAACAACTGGCCCCCTTCAATCCAGGCGGCGACCCCAATTCTGGCGGCTATCTGCACAACCAGACCGGCGAAGACAACGCGGACGCCCACCACAAACGCCAGATCATGGGACGCGAAGTCGTCGTCGCCATCACCGAAGGCCAGCTCCACCTGGGACCGTGGGAACATATTTTCTATTACGAGTTCGACGGCCGCAGGCGAAAGCGGATTCTGGTTAAGATTATTGGAGAATAG
- a CDS encoding SMI1/KNR4 family protein, with protein sequence MLFPVEERFIHETEKRLGLKLPPDYVNKMMKANGGEVQTTPDAWVLYPIFDTSDKKRLKRTCNDVVRETESARDWVGFPDEAVAIGSNGCGDQLVLLRDKKSPEVSGDEVFWWDHETGALNMVAARFADLTLD encoded by the coding sequence ATGTTATTTCCAGTTGAAGAACGCTTCATTCACGAGACAGAAAAACGACTGGGGCTGAAGTTGCCACCAGATTACGTCAACAAAATGATGAAAGCGAACGGGGGTGAAGTTCAGACAACGCCGGATGCGTGGGTACTGTATCCAATCTTTGACACCAGTGATAAGAAGCGATTGAAAAGGACATGCAATGATGTTGTCAGAGAAACCGAGAGTGCCCGAGATTGGGTTGGATTTCCAGATGAGGCAGTGGCGATTGGGAGCAACGGATGTGGAGATCAGTTAGTGCTACTTCGAGATAAGAAATCTCCAGAAGTGTCAGGGGACGAAGTGTTCTGGTGGGATCACGAAACGGGTGCGCTAAATATGGTCGCAGCGAGATTTGCTGATCTCACATTAGATTAA
- a CDS encoding secondary thiamine-phosphate synthase enzyme YjbQ gives MCDTMCLGNAMHITASVFINDNEPGLHADYDRWLEKLAPFDAGDDPATGGYLHNRTGEDNADAHHKRQIMGREVVVAITDGRLHLGPWEHIFYYEFDGRRRKRILVKIIGE, from the coding sequence GTGTGTGACACAATGTGCCTGGGGAACGCGATGCACATCACAGCTTCGGTCTTCATCAACGACAACGAGCCGGGGCTGCATGCCGACTATGATCGCTGGCTGGAGAAGCTGGCTCCCTTTGATGCGGGCGATGATCCTGCTACCGGCGGGTATCTGCACAACCGCACGGGGGAAGACAACGCCGACGCCCACCACAAACGCCAGATCATGGGCCGCGAAGTCGTCGTCGCCATCACCGACGGACGGCTCCACCTGGGACCGTGGGAACACATTTTTTATTACGAGTTCGACGGCCGCAGACGGAAGCGAATTCTGGTAAAGATTATTGGAGAGTGA
- the tnpB gene encoding IS66 family insertion sequence element accessory protein TnpB (TnpB, as the term is used for proteins encoded by IS66 family insertion elements, is considered an accessory protein, since TnpC, encoded by a neighboring gene, is a DDE family transposase.), with protein sequence MMGLPSGTPIYLCTEPVDFRNGFDGLTGIVTATLGQNVLNGSLFLFVNRRRDRIKALWWETGGLTLWYRRLEQGTVELPTPEDDKTHVTIDSVELAMWIAGVSLKSSRHRRKRMTAV encoded by the coding sequence ATGATGGGCTTGCCCAGCGGCACGCCCATCTACCTGTGCACCGAGCCGGTCGATTTTCGTAACGGCTTCGACGGTTTAACCGGCATTGTCACCGCGACGCTGGGTCAGAACGTCCTCAACGGTTCTCTATTCCTGTTTGTGAACCGCCGACGCGATCGTATCAAAGCCCTGTGGTGGGAGACCGGCGGACTGACGTTATGGTACCGGCGGCTTGAGCAAGGTACCGTTGAGCTGCCAACGCCCGAAGACGACAAAACCCACGTGACCATCGATTCGGTCGAACTGGCCATGTGGATCGCCGGCGTTTCGCTGAAGTCGTCCAGGCACAGAAGAAAGCGAATGACTGCGGTCTGA
- a CDS encoding class I SAM-dependent methyltransferase, protein MDHQTHWDPRTYDEPRRRLVPDFGAFYGTATMLVEKTIPEGARILDLGCGTGIFSEFILSRSPASSMTLLDQSADMLDVAKTRLQKYSITAVQGSFDAVIPDGPFDAIISSLAIHHLSDEKRPGFFSASPRH, encoded by the coding sequence ATGGACCATCAGACACATTGGGACCCGAGAACATACGATGAACCGCGACGGCGGCTGGTACCCGACTTTGGCGCGTTTTATGGAACCGCGACAATGCTCGTCGAAAAGACAATCCCCGAGGGGGCGCGGATCCTGGACCTGGGCTGCGGTACCGGCATTTTTTCTGAGTTCATTCTGAGCCGATCGCCTGCCTCTTCGATGACTCTGTTAGACCAGTCTGCGGACATGCTCGACGTGGCGAAGACTCGTCTGCAAAAGTATTCCATCACGGCGGTCCAGGGCTCGTTCGATGCAGTGATACCAGACGGCCCGTTTGATGCGATCATTTCAAGTCTGGCAATTCATCACTTATCTGACGAAAAAAGGCCCGGCTTTTTCAGCGCGTCTCCGAGGCACTAG
- a CDS encoding GIY-YIG nuclease family protein, with product MPLMFNSILTEGGLPVEKVRLLRHRDQRAAKGLKPYELWRDDRQRFEQYQSHQDFGNHTKLNHPFWASFVGTPNNETLFVGIYSVRHKGVLEKDIASPHTHNIIKAGSCDAYEISLLPEFEDLDGKLYIDWGAGTRAWIQRASQQNKPITEIRTEFKEPEFPGYLQFVSSLSKLDTLPPGWIIALKSSRGVYLLTCPKTKEQYVGSAYGENGFWGRWQQYVTTGHGGNIALKSRDPSDYQVCILETAGTASTPEEIIHMEQLWKNKLQSREMGLNRN from the coding sequence ATGCCGTTAATGTTCAATTCGATTCTAACTGAGGGTGGACTCCCAGTAGAAAAAGTGCGGTTGCTAAGACATCGAGACCAACGAGCAGCTAAGGGTCTTAAGCCATACGAATTATGGCGAGATGACAGACAAAGGTTTGAACAGTATCAGTCTCATCAAGATTTTGGTAATCACACAAAGCTTAATCATCCCTTTTGGGCTTCGTTTGTAGGAACTCCAAATAACGAAACCCTTTTCGTGGGTATTTATTCTGTTCGCCATAAAGGAGTTCTCGAAAAGGATATAGCGTCGCCTCATACTCACAACATAATAAAAGCTGGTAGTTGTGATGCTTACGAGATTAGTTTACTACCAGAATTCGAAGACCTAGATGGTAAACTTTACATTGACTGGGGAGCCGGCACTCGTGCTTGGATTCAACGTGCTTCTCAGCAAAACAAGCCTATTACTGAAATACGTACCGAATTTAAGGAACCTGAATTTCCAGGTTACTTACAATTTGTCTCTTCACTATCCAAACTTGACACTCTGCCTCCGGGTTGGATCATCGCTTTGAAATCGTCACGTGGTGTGTATCTGCTTACTTGCCCCAAAACGAAAGAGCAATATGTTGGTTCAGCTTACGGTGAAAATGGATTTTGGGGGCGTTGGCAGCAATATGTTACTACCGGCCATGGTGGCAACATAGCTCTCAAGAGCCGTGACCCAAGTGACTACCAAGTTTGCATTCTGGAAACTGCTGGTACAGCTTCCACACCTGAAGAAATAATTCACATGGAACAATTGTGGAAAAATAAATTGCAAAGCCGCGAAATGGGTTTGAATCGGAATTGA
- the istB gene encoding IS21-like element helper ATPase IstB, with the protein MTRKQTKSLVLLQHHLKNLRLPTILRECEKIAARCATDNVDHLGFLLQLCELELIERERRAAERRLKAAKFPTYKTLETFDFQVQPGLNKLLVSELMRGEFIEQRENILLVGNSGTGKTHLAVALGIAACGQGKRVRFYQVTELITQLMEAREQRELTRLKKQLAKLDLLILDELGYVPASKLGSELLFDVISTAYERFSLIVTTNLPFENWTEVLGSERLTGATLDRLTHRCHILETTGESYRLQDAKRRHTKSSSKQPRLTK; encoded by the coding sequence GTGACCAGAAAACAAACCAAAAGCCTGGTGCTGCTGCAGCACCATCTCAAGAACCTGAGGCTGCCCACCATCCTCAGAGAATGCGAAAAGATCGCCGCCCGTTGTGCCACTGACAATGTCGACCATCTGGGATTCCTGTTACAGTTATGTGAACTGGAACTGATTGAACGGGAACGCCGGGCCGCGGAACGACGTCTGAAGGCCGCGAAGTTCCCGACGTATAAGACCCTGGAAACGTTCGATTTTCAGGTCCAGCCCGGCCTCAACAAACTGCTGGTCAGCGAACTGATGCGGGGTGAGTTTATCGAGCAGCGGGAGAATATCCTGCTGGTGGGCAATTCCGGCACCGGCAAGACGCACCTGGCAGTCGCCCTGGGGATTGCCGCCTGCGGCCAGGGAAAGCGGGTCCGCTTTTACCAGGTCACAGAACTGATTACCCAGTTAATGGAAGCCCGCGAACAGCGGGAGTTAACCCGCCTGAAAAAGCAGCTCGCGAAACTCGATCTGCTGATTCTGGATGAACTGGGATATGTCCCCGCAAGTAAACTCGGCTCCGAGTTGCTGTTCGACGTGATCAGCACGGCTTACGAACGTTTCAGCCTGATCGTAACGACCAATCTCCCCTTTGAAAACTGGACCGAGGTCCTGGGCAGCGAACGGCTGACGGGGGCCACACTCGACCGGCTCACCCATCGTTGCCATATCCTGGAAACCACTGGTGAAAGTTACCGGTTACAGGACGCCAAACGGCGGCACACAAAAAGCTCAAGCAAGCAACCGCGACTGACGAAATAA
- the tnpC gene encoding IS66 family transposase encodes MADESLPHDIQDCHRLIAMLQRQVDDGQQTINQQATQLSLKDKLVEEQAHSVLQLKDNQDQLNEKVTELNLTIEKLLKQLYGRKSERRIDGAGQLLLDLGEEVTPEVVSALEEAIRQAEQIAQDAAESNRKCQPRRPRPDDRKFPAHLPRYEKLVDLPKEQREGLKLIGYDEVETLELIRSELRVRVTRYAKYAHPADKTQGILSPERPTGLVEGHRFDPSIGVEVVAAKYFYHLPFYRQQDLFAGSGWTPSRSTLQNIEAGVEFALRPLAAHLRSYLKQDQTIGCDDTGVLLITPAAMPDLSRHPRGQRIGEVLETAIAAGKPSINAKMWGYYASRLPVVAFDFTVSRHRDGPDEVLRDFAGNLIGDCWSGFQKIEVRSGSRITFAACWAHARRKIDECRSAFPLQVAQLESWIRMLYDVEDQIQRLNASQRLARRRRLSRHVLGLIEEYLSGEEMSPGRVLPKSNLGQAAAYIRRHWKALSRFIDDASIPIDNNDCEQLMKRVATGRKNWMFKGSVFAGDRAANLMTIVGTAIRNDLDVAAYLHDVLQRALDGETDWARLAPHAWRVDHPESIRTYRQDERRQSADRKRKRRARRRLSK; translated from the coding sequence ATGGCTGATGAATCACTTCCCCACGACATCCAAGACTGCCATCGCTTGATTGCGATGTTGCAAAGGCAAGTCGATGACGGGCAACAAACGATCAATCAACAAGCGACCCAGCTTTCACTCAAGGACAAGCTGGTCGAAGAACAGGCCCACTCGGTCTTGCAGCTCAAGGACAATCAGGACCAGCTCAATGAGAAAGTCACCGAGCTGAACCTGACGATCGAGAAACTTCTTAAACAACTCTACGGCCGTAAGAGCGAACGGCGAATCGACGGTGCCGGTCAGTTGCTGCTGGACCTGGGCGAGGAAGTCACGCCCGAAGTGGTCAGCGCGCTCGAAGAAGCGATCCGGCAAGCTGAACAAATTGCCCAGGACGCCGCTGAATCGAACCGAAAGTGCCAACCCAGGCGACCGCGACCCGACGACCGTAAATTCCCCGCCCACCTGCCGCGTTATGAGAAACTCGTTGACCTTCCCAAGGAACAACGCGAGGGATTGAAACTGATCGGCTACGATGAAGTCGAAACGCTTGAGTTGATCCGCAGTGAACTACGCGTGCGGGTGACCAGATATGCCAAGTACGCGCACCCAGCGGACAAAACCCAAGGCATCCTCAGTCCTGAGCGGCCGACCGGACTGGTCGAGGGCCATCGTTTCGATCCATCGATCGGTGTAGAAGTCGTGGCGGCGAAATACTTCTATCATCTCCCGTTTTACCGCCAGCAAGACCTGTTCGCCGGCAGTGGCTGGACCCCCAGTCGCAGCACGCTGCAAAACATCGAAGCGGGTGTTGAGTTTGCACTTCGTCCGCTGGCGGCGCACCTGCGCAGCTATCTGAAACAGGATCAAACGATCGGTTGCGACGACACCGGCGTGTTGTTGATTACTCCCGCCGCGATGCCGGATCTGTCCCGGCATCCCCGCGGGCAGCGGATCGGCGAGGTGCTGGAAACCGCGATCGCCGCCGGCAAGCCCAGCATCAACGCAAAGATGTGGGGCTATTACGCCTCGCGTCTTCCGGTGGTGGCGTTTGACTTCACGGTCAGTCGTCACCGGGACGGACCGGATGAAGTGCTCAGAGATTTCGCGGGCAACCTGATCGGAGATTGCTGGTCGGGTTTTCAGAAGATCGAGGTTCGAAGTGGCTCACGGATTACGTTCGCCGCGTGTTGGGCGCATGCGCGTCGTAAGATTGACGAGTGCCGCAGCGCGTTCCCGCTCCAGGTCGCTCAGCTCGAATCGTGGATTCGGATGCTCTACGACGTCGAGGACCAGATCCAGAGGCTCAATGCGTCCCAGCGGCTGGCCCGTCGCCGCCGCCTGTCGCGTCATGTACTGGGTCTGATCGAAGAGTACTTGTCCGGCGAAGAGATGTCGCCGGGTCGTGTTTTACCCAAGAGCAATCTTGGTCAAGCCGCTGCGTACATTCGTCGTCACTGGAAGGCCTTGTCGCGATTTATTGATGACGCCTCGATCCCGATTGACAACAACGATTGCGAACAACTGATGAAACGTGTGGCCACGGGTCGCAAGAATTGGATGTTCAAAGGATCGGTGTTCGCTGGTGATCGAGCGGCGAACCTGATGACGATCGTGGGTACGGCGATTCGTAACGACCTGGACGTAGCTGCTTACCTGCACGACGTGTTGCAGCGTGCCCTTGACGGCGAGACGGACTGGGCCAGGCTGGCACCGCACGCCTGGAGAGTGGACCACCCTGAATCGATTCGAACGTACCGCCAGGACGAGCGTCGCCAATCCGCTGACCGCAAACGCAAGCGTCGAGCCCGACGCCGCCTCAGCAAATAA